In Neomonachus schauinslandi chromosome 6, ASM220157v2, whole genome shotgun sequence, a genomic segment contains:
- the RPS27 gene encoding 40S ribosomal protein S27 has protein sequence MDVKCPGCYKITTVFSHAQTVVLCVGCSTVLCQPTGGKARLTEGCSFRRKQH, from the exons ATGGACGTGAAGTGCCCGG GATGCTACAAAATCACCACCGTCTTCAGCCACGCACAAACGGTAGTTCTGTGTGTCGGCTGCTCCACTGTCCTCTGCCAGCCCACAGGAGGAAAAGCAAGGCTTACAGAAG GATGCTCCTTCAGGCGGAAGCAGCACTAA